The proteins below come from a single Aptenodytes patagonicus chromosome 2, bAptPat1.pri.cur, whole genome shotgun sequence genomic window:
- the MAP3K8 gene encoding mitogen-activated protein kinase kinase kinase 8: protein MVLCDVTRINTRSGFAKWTVMEYMSTGSDSKEEIDLLLTNLNMSEVIDIMENLYPGGDLAVYEDSLITMCEEANQNEERAESLLFCEREVSLMSSVKYGTVEDLLAFANQVSNAAKQFKGCRQQESGILLNMITPKNGRYQIDSDVLLFPWKLTYRNIGSDFIPRGAFGKVYLAQDRETKKRMACKLVPVEQFKPSDVEIQACFRHENIAELYGAILWDETIHLFMEAGEGGSVMEKLESCGPMREFEIIWVTKHILKGLDFLHSKRIIHHDIKPSNIVFMSTKAVLVDFGLSVQMTEDIYYPKDLRGTEIYMSPEVILCRGHTTKADIYSMGATIIHMQTGIPPWVNRYPRSAYPSYLYIIHKQAPPLEDIAEDCSTSMRELLEAALERNPNHRLSAADLLKHEALHPPPEEQPRCQSLDSALFERKRLLARKELQLPENITDSSLCTGSMEESDLLKRQRSLYIDLGALAGYFNIVRGPPALEYD from the exons ATGGTTTTGTGTGATGTAACCAGGATAAATACAAG gagtggTTTTGCAAAGTGGACAGTAATGGAGTATATGAGCACGGGTAGTGATAGCAAAGAGGAGATTGACTTGTTGCTAACTAATTTAAACATGTCTGAGGTGATAGACATCATGGAAAACCTTTATCCAGGCGGAGACCTTGCAGTCTATGAAGACAGCTTAATTACAATGTGTGAAGAGGCAAATCAAAATGAAGAACGTGCGGAATCTTTACTGTTTTGTGAAAGGGAAGTTTCTTTGATGTCCTCCGTCAAATACGGGACTGTGGAAGACCTGCTTGCTTTTGCAAATCAGGTGTCTAACGCTGCAAAACAATTTAAAGGATGCAGACAGCAAGAGTCTGGAATCCTCTTGAATATG ATCACACCCAAGAATGGGCGCTATCAAATAGACTCGGATGTGCTTCTGTTTCCGTGGAAGCTGACTTACAGGAACATTGGCTCTGATTTTATTCCTCGGGGAGCTTTTGGGAAGGTGTACTTAGCCCAAGATAGAGAAACCAAGAAACGAATGGCATGCAAACTG GTCCCAGTGGAACAGTTCAAACCGTCGGATGTTGAAATACAGGCATGTTTCCGTCACGAAAACATTGCTGAATTATACGGTGCTATTTTGTGGGATGAGACTATCCATCTCTTTATGGAAGCCGGAGAGGGAGGATCTGTCATGGAAAAGCTGGAGAGTTGTGGTCCTATGAGAGAATTTGAAATCATTTGGGTGACAAAGCATATTCTGAAAGGACTTGACTTTCTCCACTCCAAGAGGATTATCCACCACGATATCAAAC caagCAACATTGTCTTTATGTCAACTAAGGCTGTTTTGGTGGATTTTGGCCTAAGTGTGCAAATGACTGAAGACATTTACTATCCCAAAGACCTTAGAGGAACAGAG ATTTACATGAGCCCCGAAGTTATCCTCTGCAGAGGCCACACAACAAAAGCAGACATCTACAGCATGGGAGCTACTATTATTCATATGCAAACCGGCATCCCGCCCTGGGTGAACAGATATCCTCGTTCTGCATATCCATCCTACCTCTATATT ATACACAAGCAAGCTCCCCCCTTAGAGGACATTGCTGAAGACTGCAGCACTTCCATGAGAGAGCTGCTAGAAGCAGCTCTAGAAAGGAATCCTAATCACAGGCTGTCTGCAGCAGACTTACTGAAACACGAAGCCTTACACCCACCCCCAGAAGAGCAACCACGGTGCCAGAGTCTGGACTCAGCattgtttgaaagaaaaagactgcTTGCAAGGAAGGAGCTGCAGTTGCCAGAAAACATTACAG ATTCCTCATTGTGTACCGGGAGCATGGAAGAGTCGGACCTGCTAAAGAGGCAAAGATCACTCTACATAGACCTTGGAGCTCTAGCTGGTTACTTCAATATTGTTAGGGGACCACCAGCCTTAGAATACGACTGA